The following are encoded in a window of Dethiobacter alkaliphilus AHT 1 genomic DNA:
- a CDS encoding glycosyltransferase family 4 protein, which yields MGKRILILSNHFITLYNFRKEMIQKLNEKGHEVFISMPRSDDNKFFTDIGCKIIETPVERRGINPVKDIRLVLKYIRIMKAVKPDIIFSYTIKPNIYGSIASNITKNKHVNNITGTGGTFLKRNFVSEVAKLLYRFSIKKSYKVFFQNSGDKDLFVKNNMVKDNYAMLPGSGVNLGQFKVSVLPSNDEINFIFMGRVMELKGIDQYLETARVVKDEYPNTNFYIAGFIEEEKYKLIIDEYNSKGIIDYIGFQKDIKSWIEMCHCTILPSHGGEGVPNVLLESAAMGRVCIASKINGSKDVIDDGVTGYLFNTRSSDDLIDKVKRFLNLKFEEKIQMGLAGRAKVEREFDRQIVIDAYLDEINKLHHKRI from the coding sequence ATGGGGAAGAGAATTTTAATTTTATCAAATCATTTTATAACCTTATACAATTTTAGAAAAGAAATGATACAGAAGCTTAATGAAAAAGGGCATGAAGTTTTTATATCGATGCCTAGGTCAGATGATAACAAGTTCTTTACCGACATTGGTTGTAAGATTATTGAAACACCAGTTGAACGAAGAGGAATTAATCCTGTTAAAGATATCAGGCTAGTCCTGAAATATATAAGAATAATGAAAGCTGTTAAACCAGATATTATTTTCTCCTACACCATAAAACCTAATATCTATGGATCTATAGCTTCAAATATTACTAAAAATAAGCATGTCAATAATATCACTGGTACCGGCGGGACTTTTTTGAAAAGAAACTTTGTGAGTGAAGTTGCGAAGCTTCTTTATAGGTTCTCTATTAAGAAGTCTTACAAGGTTTTTTTTCAGAACAGTGGAGACAAAGATCTATTCGTAAAGAATAATATGGTGAAAGATAATTATGCTATGCTTCCTGGATCTGGTGTGAATTTAGGCCAATTCAAAGTCAGTGTCCTTCCTTCAAATGATGAAATTAACTTCATTTTCATGGGAAGAGTCATGGAATTGAAAGGTATAGATCAGTACTTGGAGACCGCAAGAGTAGTGAAAGACGAGTATCCAAATACGAACTTCTACATTGCAGGGTTTATTGAAGAAGAAAAGTACAAGTTAATCATCGATGAATATAACTCAAAAGGGATCATTGATTACATAGGATTCCAGAAAGATATAAAATCTTGGATTGAGATGTGTCACTGCACAATCCTGCCTTCTCATGGAGGAGAAGGTGTGCCAAATGTACTTCTTGAATCTGCAGCTATGGGAAGAGTATGTATCGCTTCTAAGATAAATGGTTCTAAAGATGTCATTGATGATGGAGTGACCGGTTATTTGTTTAATACTAGAAGCTCGGATGACTTAATAGATAAGGTGAAGAGATTCTTAAACTTAAAATTTGAGGAGAAGATTCAGATGGGACTAGCCGGTAGAGCAAAGGTTGAGAGGGAGTTTGATCGACAGATAGTGATTGATGCTTATTTAGATGAGATCAATAAATTGCATCATAAGAGGATTTGA
- a CDS encoding ATP-grasp fold amidoligase family protein yields MTNLILIIKEIYKHGYTAIDRITGYPFQKRKFYKRHGYPLDLKNPKTFNEKIVWKKINDRNPLLPLTADKHRVREYIIEKLGEKDGKEVLVPLLYVTDNPKTIPFDELPTKYIIKSNFGSGQNLIIDENSTYTKKEIINKCKKWLQKSYGVMYHEWAYQKIERKIVVEELLLDENGNIPKDFKFFVFNGKCEMVQVDSDRFEESARTLTLYTREWKIIPATKSMQKQGNEISKPLAYTRMLELAELLGMNFDFVRVDLYAIKDNIYFGEMTHYPKSGMGKFTPQSFDLALGHKWRIAPRYWE; encoded by the coding sequence ATGACCAATTTAATTTTAATTATTAAAGAAATTTACAAACATGGATATACAGCCATCGATAGAATAACAGGTTATCCATTTCAAAAAAGGAAGTTTTATAAACGTCATGGCTATCCTTTGGATTTGAAAAATCCTAAAACTTTCAACGAAAAAATTGTGTGGAAAAAAATTAACGACAGGAATCCTCTATTGCCACTCACAGCTGATAAACATAGAGTTAGAGAGTATATTATCGAAAAACTAGGAGAAAAAGATGGCAAAGAAGTATTGGTCCCTTTGCTGTATGTGACGGATAATCCTAAAACTATTCCTTTTGATGAACTTCCGACAAAGTATATTATCAAGTCGAATTTTGGTTCGGGACAAAATCTTATTATTGATGAAAACTCAACATATACAAAAAAAGAAATAATCAATAAATGTAAGAAGTGGTTGCAGAAATCATATGGTGTCATGTATCATGAATGGGCTTATCAGAAGATTGAACGAAAAATTGTGGTAGAAGAATTATTGCTAGATGAAAATGGTAATATCCCTAAGGACTTTAAATTTTTTGTTTTTAATGGAAAGTGTGAAATGGTGCAGGTTGACTCCGATCGTTTTGAAGAATCGGCGAGAACATTAACTTTATATACACGAGAATGGAAAATTATACCTGCAACAAAGTCAATGCAAAAACAAGGAAATGAAATATCAAAACCATTAGCATATACTCGCATGCTTGAATTAGCTGAATTACTCGGCATGAATTTTGACTTTGTTCGAGTTGACCTTTATGCAATAAAAGACAATATTTATTTTGGCGAAATGACGCATTACCCAAAGTCAGGTATGGGGAAGTTTACACCACAGTCATTTGATTTGGCTCTAGGCCATAAGTGGAGGATAGCTCCCCGCTACTGGGAATAA
- a CDS encoding NAD-dependent epimerase/dehydratase family protein, translating into MLLVTGITGHTGRYFLQELIDHKYEGAIRCIVRETSDTSRLDNSGLNIEKVYGDIHDEAFLDEVTKGVDRIVHIINIRHTLRVLNAAIKNDVKRIVSVHTTGIFSKFRIASEEYVIIEREIIELLTKNDISMTILRPTMIYGDVCDRNMSKFIKMVDRFRIFPVINHGKSLIQPVNARDLGKAYYDVLMMPAKEAKSEYILSGEKPITMREAFNLISNNLGKKTMFLSFPLGFGVFLARAIKGITFGKIDYIERVQRMGEDRSFSHEEAAADFGFKPESFETGIAREIREYLGR; encoded by the coding sequence ATGTTATTAGTGACCGGAATTACAGGACATACAGGCAGATATTTCTTACAAGAGCTTATTGATCATAAATATGAAGGGGCAATCCGCTGCATTGTTAGAGAAACATCTGACACCTCAAGGCTTGATAACAGCGGATTAAATATTGAGAAGGTTTATGGGGATATCCATGATGAAGCATTCCTAGATGAAGTAACGAAAGGTGTAGATAGAATTGTACATATCATCAATATTAGGCATACGCTTAGAGTTTTAAATGCTGCTATTAAGAATGATGTTAAGCGAATCGTTAGTGTTCATACAACAGGCATCTTTTCTAAATTCAGGATTGCTTCTGAAGAATATGTAATAATCGAAAGAGAAATTATAGAGCTTCTTACCAAAAATGATATCAGCATGACAATATTGAGGCCAACTATGATTTATGGTGATGTGTGCGATAGGAATATGAGTAAGTTTATAAAGATGGTTGATAGATTTAGAATCTTTCCTGTTATTAATCATGGGAAAAGTTTGATTCAGCCAGTCAATGCCAGAGATTTAGGCAAAGCTTACTATGATGTATTAATGATGCCTGCTAAAGAAGCTAAATCAGAATATATTTTATCAGGCGAAAAGCCTATCACAATGCGTGAAGCATTTAACTTGATTAGTAATAACTTAGGCAAGAAAACAATGTTCTTAAGCTTTCCACTTGGATTTGGTGTATTCCTGGCTAGAGCAATAAAAGGGATTACATTTGGAAAAATTGATTATATCGAACGAGTTCAAAGAATGGGTGAAGACAGAAGCTTTTCACATGAGGAAGCAGCAGCCGACTTTGGATTTAAACCAGAATCTTTTGAAACTGGTATTGCGAGGGAAATTAGAGAATATTTAGGAAGATAG
- a CDS encoding glycosyltransferase: MVLAEEKIKIKIFFFLSNLSGGGAQRTMVNLLKSIDKKSFTPTLVLLDYDPNDAYASLIPDDVEIINLNSRGRYAAWKIKKIIESKHPDRLFSTLPQVNFAVWLGNKISNRKAKLILRETNYREEGINTTALKQKLYGIIYREADKVIGLSEGVSEHMVEKYQLDASKVTRIYNPVDIESIKRKSLETCEISYTKKFKMIACGRLAKQKNYPLLIKALGKLKDKDYDDFELFIMGEGPDEKYIKRMISDYGLSENIKLIGFQINPYAYMRQADLFILSSLWEGFGHVIVESMACATPVLATDCPHGPREILKDGEYGWLVPNDDPHQLSIELENLIYEHDRIRQMSDKVYDRARDFDVKNIVRQYETVFKK; this comes from the coding sequence ATGGTATTAGCAGAAGAAAAAATAAAAATAAAGATATTTTTCTTTCTATCAAACCTGTCGGGTGGCGGTGCTCAACGCACAATGGTTAATTTACTGAAAAGCATTGATAAAAAAAGTTTTACGCCAACACTGGTATTGTTAGATTATGACCCAAACGATGCTTATGCTTCATTAATTCCAGACGACGTTGAAATAATTAATCTCAATTCGAGAGGCAGATATGCGGCCTGGAAGATTAAAAAAATTATTGAATCCAAACACCCGGACAGACTCTTTTCAACCCTGCCACAGGTGAACTTTGCGGTGTGGTTGGGAAATAAGATATCGAATAGGAAAGCAAAACTTATTCTCAGGGAAACAAACTATCGAGAAGAAGGAATCAATACAACTGCTTTGAAACAAAAACTATATGGGATCATTTATCGGGAAGCAGACAAAGTCATTGGATTATCTGAAGGTGTTAGCGAACACATGGTAGAAAAGTATCAGCTAGACGCATCAAAAGTAACCAGAATATATAACCCGGTTGATATAGAGAGCATAAAGAGGAAAAGCCTGGAAACATGTGAAATATCCTACACCAAAAAGTTCAAAATGATTGCCTGTGGAAGACTCGCAAAACAAAAGAACTACCCACTCCTGATTAAAGCGCTTGGCAAACTTAAAGATAAAGACTATGACGATTTCGAATTATTTATCATGGGTGAAGGCCCGGATGAAAAATATATAAAGAGAATGATCAGCGACTATGGTTTATCTGAAAATATCAAGCTGATAGGTTTTCAGATAAACCCATATGCATATATGAGACAGGCTGACTTATTTATTTTATCATCCTTATGGGAAGGATTTGGGCATGTTATTGTGGAGTCTATGGCCTGCGCAACACCAGTATTGGCGACGGATTGTCCCCATGGACCGCGGGAGATTCTTAAGGATGGAGAATATGGATGGTTGGTGCCTAATGATGATCCTCATCAGCTCTCCATAGAATTGGAAAATCTCATATATGAGCATGATAGAATTAGACAAATGTCAGACAAAGTATATGATAGAGCAAGAGACTTCGATGTTAAAAATATAGTTCGGCAATATGAAACGGTTTTTAAGAAATAA
- a CDS encoding PglD-related sugar-binding protein yields MNKNLLILGAGGHGRVVKEIAEAMGVFDKIDFLDDENSDIAIGKLSDNEIFAGEYSYAFPALSDSELRMTWIARLEENCYTTPVLIHPTAYISPSASVYPGSAVLPKAMVNTNSVIERGCIVGLGAIVDHDTFIGFGCHVDCGAIVKAHCMVKANTKIDSGAVYKRDDMPTPQEFMEANGFSFGVGV; encoded by the coding sequence ATGAATAAGAACTTATTGATTTTAGGTGCAGGTGGACATGGCCGCGTTGTGAAGGAGATTGCAGAAGCAATGGGCGTGTTTGATAAGATTGATTTTTTGGACGATGAGAATTCAGATATTGCAATTGGAAAATTAAGCGATAATGAAATATTTGCAGGTGAGTACAGCTATGCTTTCCCTGCTCTTAGTGATAGCGAGCTTCGTATGACATGGATAGCAAGACTTGAAGAGAACTGTTATACCACCCCTGTGTTGATTCATCCTACTGCCTATATCAGTCCTTCGGCATCAGTTTATCCTGGATCAGCTGTCTTGCCTAAGGCTATGGTCAATACAAATTCAGTTATTGAGAGAGGCTGTATCGTAGGTTTAGGTGCTATTGTAGATCATGATACATTCATTGGGTTTGGATGTCATGTAGACTGTGGAGCCATCGTCAAAGCCCATTGCATGGTGAAGGCCAATACGAAGATTGATAGTGGAGCCGTGTATAAGCGTGATGATATGCCAACACCGCAGGAATTTATGGAAGCGAATGGGTTTTCCTTTGGAGTAGGTGTGTGA
- a CDS encoding glycosyltransferase family 1 protein has product MNKTIRVLHVFGRLDSGGAESRTMDIYRKIDKTKVQFDFAIHTDDKCFFTDEVSALGGKIYCFPRFNGKNYFDYKRAWNLFFKEHPEYKIVHGHQTNTGFVYLNEARKNNVPVRIAHARNSNKENIIKKYICKLTKLYATHLFAVSQLAGISEFGRDVVDKGFVKIIPNAIEALKYSFDKEMRDIKRKELGIENKFVVSHIGRFHSQKNHSFLLETFKLIVKNNKDAVLVLIGDGPLRNEIEQQISDFGIDHSVILTGIRTDVPELLQAMDILLFPSHFEGLPGVVLEAQAAGLPCVISDKITNEVKITDLVEYVSLDKSAAYWAEKVMKFSQSLERRNTYNAIVEAGYDTEAVANWYQDFYIKTNKT; this is encoded by the coding sequence ATGAATAAAACAATTAGAGTTCTACACGTATTCGGTCGCCTAGATTCAGGTGGAGCTGAAAGTAGAACTATGGATATCTATAGAAAAATTGATAAGACTAAAGTTCAATTTGACTTTGCAATTCATACAGATGATAAGTGTTTCTTTACAGATGAAGTTAGCGCGTTAGGTGGTAAAATATATTGCTTTCCAAGATTTAATGGTAAGAATTATTTTGATTATAAAAGAGCATGGAATCTATTCTTCAAAGAACATCCAGAATATAAAATTGTTCACGGACATCAAACTAATACGGGATTTGTTTACTTGAATGAAGCTAGGAAAAATAATGTGCCAGTAAGAATTGCACATGCAAGAAATTCCAATAAAGAAAATATCATAAAGAAATATATCTGTAAATTGACCAAATTATATGCCACACATTTATTTGCAGTTTCACAATTGGCTGGTATCAGCGAGTTCGGACGAGATGTAGTAGACAAAGGGTTTGTAAAAATTATCCCAAACGCGATTGAAGCATTGAAATATTCATTCGATAAAGAGATGAGAGATATTAAGCGAAAGGAACTGGGCATTGAAAACAAGTTTGTTGTTTCTCATATTGGCAGATTCCATTCCCAAAAAAACCATTCATTCCTATTAGAAACGTTCAAGCTGATAGTAAAGAATAATAAAGATGCTGTACTGGTGTTGATTGGAGATGGCCCTTTGAGGAATGAAATTGAACAGCAGATTTCTGATTTTGGAATTGACCATTCAGTTATTCTTACAGGGATACGGACGGATGTTCCTGAACTTCTTCAAGCGATGGATATTCTTCTTTTTCCATCTCATTTTGAAGGCTTGCCCGGAGTTGTGCTTGAAGCTCAAGCGGCAGGATTGCCGTGCGTGATATCAGACAAAATTACGAATGAAGTGAAAATAACTGATCTGGTGGAATATGTATCACTTGATAAGAGTGCAGCGTACTGGGCAGAAAAGGTGATGAAATTTTCGCAAAGCCTTGAACGTAGAAATACTTATAACGCAATTGTAGAAGCAGGATATGATACTGAAGCAGTAGCCAACTGGTATCAGGATTTTTATATAAAAACAAATAAAACATAA
- a CDS encoding asparagine synthetase B family protein translates to MSKMLMVCFRDVSETDKLIHKLNKMNERLIPDNITAADPKIIFSDRKLMMAVYNPNSTVEVLQDQRGLCLGKVFEDETWNKPSSVSPDGTYALIRSNESNVEAVTDTVGSRTMWYYMDQEKWIVSTSQRAIVMILGRFELNEKVIPWMLSAGNLGPSFSWDKRIKCIPANSIARLDRNAWELKILTEELEFNQLDLSDDEHEFRLKEAIESTLNSIQINPDHWVLPLSGGYDSRALLLFLKEKYNLETITWGTKAARTQRYSDAQIAKELTDNLGVKNTYFELDNTYRDAKIILNRFIENGEGRIDHLSGYMDGFDVWKRLHDSGIEGTIRGDVPWPTSYPLNEKDLRFMSGLSLWSDFENLPKLIDLKLPDQTRPEAFLKKENESLDSMRSRLYQCERTPLVLAALNDLKTPYMETMSPLLSKRIIQVTRTLPNHMLSNKNVFKKIVNECNPSVGYAKYNANQKLAHIVHTASMTEAFFLEIIENGNRVFSEEYLRFITDKLRSNRRGSCIKYLKIAKLWISPYISKKIKTQIRNHVTKQNIDYHVLAFRTVIIIKMNKLLQEDETFLR, encoded by the coding sequence ATGTCAAAGATGCTTATGGTCTGCTTTCGAGACGTTTCCGAAACAGATAAACTGATTCATAAACTCAATAAAATGAATGAAAGACTGATTCCAGATAATATTACTGCAGCAGATCCGAAAATAATCTTCTCTGACCGGAAGCTGATGATGGCTGTATATAACCCGAACAGCACCGTTGAGGTGTTGCAGGATCAGAGAGGCCTATGCCTTGGGAAGGTTTTTGAAGACGAAACTTGGAATAAACCAAGTTCAGTTTCCCCGGATGGCACATATGCACTGATTCGTAGCAATGAAAGCAATGTGGAAGCTGTGACGGATACAGTGGGTTCTAGAACCATGTGGTATTATATGGATCAGGAAAAATGGATTGTATCGACATCACAACGTGCAATTGTGATGATATTAGGGCGCTTTGAATTAAATGAAAAGGTAATTCCGTGGATGCTTTCAGCAGGAAACCTTGGCCCGAGTTTCTCGTGGGATAAAAGAATAAAGTGTATCCCTGCCAATTCAATAGCAAGGCTTGACAGGAACGCGTGGGAGTTGAAAATACTTACAGAGGAATTAGAGTTCAACCAACTAGATCTGTCCGATGATGAACATGAATTTCGTTTGAAGGAAGCCATCGAAAGCACACTCAACAGTATTCAAATAAACCCTGACCACTGGGTGCTTCCATTATCGGGAGGCTATGATAGCCGTGCGCTGTTGCTCTTTCTTAAGGAAAAATACAATCTTGAGACAATAACGTGGGGTACAAAAGCTGCTCGCACTCAAAGATACAGTGATGCTCAAATTGCGAAAGAACTGACTGATAACCTTGGCGTTAAGAACACTTATTTTGAATTGGATAACACATATAGAGATGCGAAGATAATTTTAAATCGATTTATTGAAAATGGTGAAGGTCGCATAGACCATCTATCAGGGTACATGGATGGATTCGATGTATGGAAAAGATTGCATGACAGTGGGATCGAAGGAACCATCAGAGGTGATGTACCATGGCCTACTAGTTATCCATTAAATGAAAAAGATTTAAGATTCATGTCTGGATTGAGTTTGTGGAGTGATTTTGAAAACTTGCCAAAACTTATTGATTTAAAGCTGCCAGATCAAACTAGACCTGAAGCATTTCTAAAAAAAGAAAATGAATCACTTGATAGTATGAGGAGCAGGCTTTATCAATGCGAAAGGACTCCTCTTGTTTTAGCTGCTTTAAATGACTTAAAGACGCCGTATATGGAGACGATGAGTCCACTATTATCTAAAAGAATCATACAAGTAACAAGAACACTACCAAATCATATGCTCAGTAACAAAAATGTATTTAAAAAAATTGTTAACGAATGCAACCCATCAGTGGGTTATGCAAAATATAATGCTAACCAAAAATTAGCACATATTGTACATACTGCGTCAATGACAGAGGCATTTTTTCTAGAAATAATCGAGAATGGCAATCGTGTGTTTTCTGAAGAATATTTGAGGTTTATTACTGATAAGCTGCGCAGTAATCGCAGAGGCAGCTGCATTAAATATTTAAAGATTGCAAAGTTGTGGATAAGCCCCTATATTTCAAAAAAAATTAAGACACAAATCAGAAATCACGTCACAAAGCAAAACATAGATTATCATGTTTTAGCCTTCAGAACAGTGATCATCATTAAAATGAACAAGTTGCTGCAGGAGGATGAGACTTTCCTTCGATAA
- a CDS encoding sugar transferase, translated as MYLRVKRATDFILALIGLIVLSPLFLLLIIAIKIDSKGPVLFKQKRVGIHKTHFNILKFRTMRIDTPKDTPTHLLENPDQYITKMGKFLRKTSLDELPQIINILRGTMSIIGPRPALWNQYDLIEERDKYGANDMPVGLTGWAQINGRDELPIEVKAKLDGEYVEKIGFLMDVRCFFGTIFSVLKSDGVVEGGTGAKKEISATKEEEKTVKY; from the coding sequence ATGTATTTAAGAGTTAAGAGGGCAACTGATTTTATACTTGCGTTAATAGGCTTGATTGTATTATCGCCATTATTTTTACTACTCATCATTGCGATAAAGATAGATTCGAAAGGTCCTGTTTTATTCAAACAGAAGAGAGTTGGAATTCATAAAACACATTTTAATATCTTGAAGTTTCGAACCATGAGAATTGATACGCCTAAGGATACTCCGACACACCTGCTTGAAAATCCAGATCAGTACATTACAAAAATGGGTAAGTTTCTGCGAAAGACCAGTCTCGATGAGCTTCCACAGATTATCAACATACTTCGGGGAACCATGTCAATAATCGGTCCCCGCCCTGCCTTATGGAACCAGTATGACCTGATTGAAGAGAGAGACAAGTATGGTGCCAATGACATGCCCGTAGGACTCACTGGATGGGCGCAGATAAATGGTAGAGATGAGCTTCCTATTGAGGTTAAGGCAAAGCTTGATGGAGAGTATGTTGAGAAGATAGGGTTTTTAATGGATGTTAGATGCTTCTTTGGTACTATTTTTAGCGTCCTGAAAAGTGATGGGGTTGTTGAAGGTGGGACTGGGGCAAAGAAAGAGATTTCTGCTACAAAGGAAGAAGAGAAGACAGTGAAATACTAG
- a CDS encoding DegT/DnrJ/EryC1/StrS family aminotransferase: MTSKKRIYLSSPHMSDKGYEMQYIQEAFDTNWIAPLGNNVNEFENELAAKVGCKAAAALSSGTAAIHLALRAAGVGAGDIVFCPSLTFSATANPIIYQNAIPVFIDSDYETWNMCPKALEEAFHKYPEVKAVIVVHLYGLSADMDKIVELCKKHNVVLVEDAAESLGTYYKGKHTGTFGDYGFFSFNGNKIITTSGGGMLVSDDEERVAKVRFWSTQSRDPARHYQHSELGFNYRMSNVVAGIGRGQLRVLDERVEKKKYIYEFYKRELGGLNGVEFMPVNEWNEPNYWLSCMTLSGQVRPLDIMDALEAENIESRPIWKPMHLQPFFEKYNCVGGVVSEKLFEDGVCLPSDTKMTDGDLQRVCEIIKGLWK, from the coding sequence ATGACAAGTAAGAAAAGAATTTATCTTTCATCACCCCACATGAGTGACAAAGGATATGAAATGCAATATATACAGGAAGCGTTTGATACTAACTGGATTGCCCCTCTAGGTAATAACGTCAATGAGTTTGAAAATGAACTGGCTGCCAAAGTCGGCTGTAAAGCAGCTGCCGCACTTTCTTCTGGAACAGCAGCTATTCATTTAGCACTAAGAGCCGCAGGGGTTGGTGCAGGAGATATTGTGTTTTGCCCCTCACTAACTTTCTCGGCGACGGCTAACCCAATTATTTATCAGAATGCAATTCCTGTTTTTATAGATAGTGACTACGAGACATGGAATATGTGCCCTAAAGCTTTAGAGGAAGCCTTTCATAAGTATCCAGAAGTAAAAGCGGTTATAGTCGTCCACCTCTATGGCTTGTCTGCTGATATGGATAAAATTGTTGAGCTATGCAAGAAGCATAATGTTGTTCTAGTAGAAGATGCCGCTGAAAGCTTAGGTACTTATTACAAAGGAAAACATACCGGCACCTTCGGAGACTACGGTTTTTTTTCATTTAATGGGAATAAAATAATTACTACTTCAGGTGGTGGCATGTTAGTCTCTGATGATGAAGAGAGAGTTGCAAAGGTGCGGTTTTGGTCCACTCAGTCCAGGGACCCGGCAAGGCACTATCAGCATAGCGAATTAGGGTTTAATTACCGTATGAGCAATGTTGTTGCTGGGATTGGGAGAGGGCAGCTTAGGGTTTTAGATGAGAGAGTAGAGAAGAAAAAGTATATATATGAGTTTTATAAGAGGGAGCTAGGTGGACTTAATGGTGTTGAGTTTATGCCTGTTAATGAGTGGAATGAGCCTAATTACTGGTTGAGTTGTATGACTTTGAGTGGGCAAGTTAGGCCTTTGGATATTATGGATGCTCTGGAAGCCGAGAACATTGAGTCTAGGCCAATTTGGAAACCGATGCACTTGCAGCCTTTCTTTGAGAAATATAATTGTGTTGGTGGGGTTGTGTCGGAGAAGTTGTTTGAGGATGGGGTTTGTTTACCGTCTGATACTAAGATGACGGATGGGGATTTGCAGAGAGTTTGTGAGATTATTAAGGGGTTGTGGAAATAG
- a CDS encoding lipopolysaccharide biosynthesis protein, whose amino-acid sequence MISIIKKYVLSISCLLNNKLNKKTLTKLSKKKFIRNVFTVASGTAAAQGITMLFAPIITRLYGPEAFGVLGVFTSMVAIATPIAALTYPIAIVLPKEDSDAKGLIRLSLYIAVAMSALVALLFIFFGDTVVSVLQIQVLSPYLMLIPLVMVFASGLQVTQQWLIRKKQFAVRAKVAVAQALVVNGTKSGFGLFHPIAATLIIIATLGHALHTLMLVWGARIVRQDISSEEEQNKKHLPTPLRSLAKKYDDFPKYRAPEVFINGISQSLPVLILTAFFGPAAAGFYAIGKKVLKLPTELIGNAIGDVFYPHIASAAHNHEKIAKILKKATLSLVIVGIVPFGIVFIFGPILFQFVFGADWIVAGEYARWMALWSFFAFVNKPSVKTLPVLSEQKFHLNISVISIVARSVGLLVGAYLLQNDLVAVILYSLAGAVVNIILIAVTIHKSRHFDRGNKAK is encoded by the coding sequence ATGATTTCTATAATAAAAAAATATGTGTTGTCTATTTCTTGCCTTCTAAACAATAAGTTGAATAAAAAAACACTGACTAAGCTTTCTAAAAAGAAATTTATCCGCAACGTGTTTACAGTGGCGTCAGGAACAGCCGCAGCGCAGGGCATAACCATGCTCTTTGCTCCAATTATTACAAGGCTTTACGGACCGGAGGCGTTTGGTGTTCTTGGTGTGTTTACATCAATGGTCGCTATCGCTACTCCCATTGCAGCGTTAACATACCCTATTGCTATCGTATTGCCGAAAGAAGATTCTGATGCTAAAGGTTTGATACGATTATCACTTTATATCGCAGTAGCGATGTCTGCCCTGGTAGCATTGCTGTTTATTTTCTTTGGTGATACGGTTGTAAGCGTGCTCCAAATCCAGGTTTTGTCACCATACTTGATGCTAATACCACTGGTGATGGTCTTTGCTTCCGGCCTTCAAGTCACACAGCAATGGCTAATCCGAAAAAAACAGTTTGCTGTAAGGGCAAAAGTCGCTGTTGCGCAGGCACTTGTGGTCAACGGTACAAAATCAGGATTTGGTTTGTTTCATCCTATTGCGGCCACTTTAATAATCATTGCAACACTTGGACATGCATTACATACATTGATGCTCGTTTGGGGTGCAAGGATTGTTAGGCAAGATATAAGTTCAGAAGAGGAACAGAATAAAAAACACTTACCTACACCCCTACGATCACTTGCAAAAAAATATGATGATTTTCCTAAATACCGTGCACCAGAAGTATTCATAAACGGAATCTCGCAAAGTCTTCCGGTATTGATATTGACGGCTTTCTTTGGGCCAGCAGCAGCTGGGTTTTATGCCATTGGAAAAAAAGTACTAAAATTGCCAACTGAATTAATCGGTAATGCGATTGGAGATGTTTTTTACCCACACATCGCCAGCGCAGCGCATAATCATGAAAAAATTGCGAAGATCTTAAAAAAAGCAACGTTATCGTTAGTCATAGTGGGTATTGTACCATTTGGTATCGTGTTCATCTTTGGGCCGATCTTGTTTCAATTTGTCTTTGGTGCAGATTGGATAGTAGCAGGTGAATATGCAAGATGGATGGCACTGTGGTCCTTCTTTGCTTTCGTCAACAAGCCGAGTGTAAAAACCTTGCCAGTCTTGTCAGAACAAAAATTTCATTTAAATATATCTGTTATTAGTATTGTTGCTAGATCGGTGGGTTTGTTGGTTGGAGCATATTTGTTACAAAATGATTTGGTGGCTGTAATTCTCTATAGTTTAGCAGGAGCTGTAGTCAATATAATTCTTATTGCTGTTACGATTCACAAAAGTCGACATTTTGACAGAGGCAATAAAGCTAAATAA